The following are encoded in a window of Oncorhynchus keta strain PuntledgeMale-10-30-2019 chromosome 10, Oket_V2, whole genome shotgun sequence genomic DNA:
- the LOC118388191 gene encoding protein ATP6V1FNB, translating to MRNLLTTENQNCYREQIEKECYTRLAWKSRYGRDYPTSFVSRRANEQIRLRLPELPLTTKTILPPVLSTLERRREAAVPMDRSLSEAPLMREVTPQTKESLYQGFSKEGKGRSLYLHTRTQKGPEEKFDYPLLSSWDYGWRLGDYGRDYGSPANGRSGVVRNNFYARNGIFHFPSETDRLG from the exons ATGAGGAACCTCCTGACCACCGAGAACCAGAACTGTTACCGGGAGCAGATTGAGAAGGAGTGCTATACCCGGCTGGCCTGGAAGAGCCGCTACGGACGAGACTACCCCACCAGTTTCGTCTCCCGCAGGGCCAATGAGCAGATAAGGCTGAGGCTCCCTGAGCTCCCCCTGACCACTAAGACCATCCTGCCTCCTGTGTTATCtaccctggagaggaggagagaggctgcAGTGCCTATGGACAG ATCACTGAGCGAGGCTCCCCTGATGAGAGAAGTGACACCCCAGACCAAGGAATCTCTCTACCAGGGTTTTTCCAAGGAGGGGAAGGGGCGTAGCCTGTACCTCCATACACGCACCCAGAAAGGCCCAGAGGAGAAGTTTGACTACCCTCTACTGTCTTCCTGGGACTACGGATGGAGACTGG GTGACTATGGAAGAGACTACGGGTCGCCAGCCAATGGGAGATCAGGAGTCGTGAGGAACAATTTTTACGCCAGGAATGGAATATTCCATTTTCCCTCCGAAACGGATCGTCTTGGATGA